The following proteins are encoded in a genomic region of Doryrhamphus excisus isolate RoL2022-K1 chromosome 6, RoL_Dexc_1.0, whole genome shotgun sequence:
- the ppfibp1b gene encoding liprin-beta-1b isoform X3, giving the protein MMADASDMLAAALEQMDGIIAGSKALDYSNGLFDCQSPSSPFMGNLRALHLLEDLRGILELLDNEGRNSLRCQIPDSTAENLVEWLQGRLPNGHISVGGGDHYQERLTRLESDKESLVLQVSVLTDQVEAQGEKIRDLDLCLDEHREKLNATEEMLQQELLCRTALETQKLELISELSNLKLKQNSLEKERLKFDERFRDSEDLILEINELRYRLTEHESEKQQYEKKLKTTKSLMAKLSSQKIKMGQMQYEKQRKEHKLLALKEELAILRKQLDGKDGEMNPLQEETGFKTMASSNADITEKDETLRKRLKEKHVEVQRMKKAVESLMAANEEKDLKIEELKQSLLRYKKVQDMVMSVQGKKEKPKDSEHVESHADGSTSCSSASHVSVDKDELTDVDVQRRNGDEMELFNGLSDDGSPSPRPAETEQHSESAATHVESSIATAKTTSHDLVERSKNEKNTSEEIIQMGEKLSANPPAASISTTEEDSFGSKKARSSFGKGFFKLRGGKKTGNSPNLAETEHRGTDHLDLAGLPQRSANSDSTNTLSTTPEGKKKSKGIKKLFGKLKRSQSTTFNLDDNLPPGDFKRGGVRATAGPRLGWSRDFQRVNNDVDAPFARWSKDQVCDWLQEQGLGLYVNMARVWISSGQTLLQASQQDLERELGIKHSLHRKKLQLALQALGSEEEDNKGKLDYNWVTRWLDDIGLPQYKTQFDEGRVDGRMLHYMTVDDLLSLKVGSVLHHLSIKRAIQVLRLNNYEPNCLRRRPSDENNISPAEISQWTNHRVMEWLRSADLAEYAPNLRGSGVHGGLMVLEPRFNVETMALLLNIPPNKTLLRRHLATHFNLLVGSEAQQLKQECLENPDYTLLTATIKVKPRKLSFGNFGSLRKKRQDESEEYVCPMDVEMPKGRSFQKGFELQIYEDDLDRLEQMDDSEGTVRQIGAFSEGIQNLTSMLKEDEFFKEMSNSPNPSVTDDDSTA; this is encoded by the exons ATGATGGCGGATGCCAGCGACATGTTGGCAGCTGCTCTTGAGCAGATGGATGGCATTATAGCAG GCTCCAAGGCTCTCGACTACTCCAATGGCTTGTTTGACTGTCAGTCACCCAGCTCTCCTTTCATGGGCAACTTACGGGCTCTTCACCTTCTGGAAGACCTTCGAGGTATCCTGGAGTTGCTGGACAACGAGGGAAGAAACAGTCTCCGCTGCCAGATCCCTGACTCCACTGCTGAAAATCTAGTCGAGTGGCTACAGGGTCGCCTG CCCAATGGACACATCTCTGTGGGTGGAGGTGACCACTACCAGGAGAGGCTTACCCGGCTAGAGAGTGATAAGGAGTCCCTGGTCCTTCAG GTGAGTGTGCTGACAGACCAGGTGGAGGCTCAGGGAGAGAAGATTCGGGACCTGGATTTGTGTTTGGATGAACACAGGGAAAAGCTCAACGCCACTGAGGAGATGCTACAACAG GAGCTTCTGTGCCGAACAGCTCTGGAGACCCAGAAGCTGGAGCTGATATCGGAATTATCCAATTTAAAGTTGAAGCAGAATTCTTTGGAGAAAGAGAGATTGAAATTTGATGAAAGATTTCGGGACAGTGAG GATTTGATTCTGGAAATTAACGAACTGCGGTACAGACTGACGGAGCACGAGAGTGAAAAGCAACAATATGAAAAGAAACTTAAAACAACAAAG TCGTTAATGGCAAAGCTTTCTAGCCAGAAAATCAAAATGGGCCAGATGCAGTATGAGAAACAGAGGAAGGAGCACAAACTGCTGGCTCTGAAG GAGGAGCTCGCCATTCTAAGGAAACAGCTGGACGGCAAAGACGGCGAGATGAACCCACTTCAGGAAGAGACCGGCTTCAAAACTATGGCCTCGAGCAATGCAGATATTACAGAGAAAG ATGAAACCCTTAGAAAGAGGCTGaaagaaaaac ATGTGGAAGTGCAGAGAATGAAGAAGGCGGTCGAATCGCTAATGGCAGCCAATGAAGAGAag GACCTTAAGATCGAAGAACTGAAGCAATCACTGCTGAGGTACAAGAAGGTTCAGGACATGGTCATGTCAGTACAAGGGAAAAAAG AGAAACCGAAAGACAGTGAACATGTGGAGAGTCACGCTGATGGTTCCACTTCATGCTCATCAGCCAGCCATGTGTCTGTGGACAAAGATGAGCTTACAGACGTTGATGTGCAAAGGAGGAACGGagatgag ATGGAGCTCTTCAATGGGCTGAGTGACGATGGTTCCCCCTCGCCCAGGCCTGCTGAGACTGAGCAACATTCAGAGTCTGCAGCAACACATGTGGAAAG CAGCATAGCTACAGCAAAGACTACCAGCCACGACCTTGTAGAaaggagcaaaaatgagaaG AACACAAGTGAGGAGATCATTCAAATGGGTGAGAAGCTATCAGCGAATCCCCCAGCAGCCTCGATCTCAACCACGGAAGAGGACAGCTTTGGCTCCAAAAAGGCACGCTCGTCTTTTGGAAAGGGCTTCTTTAAGCTTCGCGGGGGAAAGAAGACTGGAAACTCTCCAAATCTTG CTGAAACCGAGCACCGAGGTACAGACCATCTGGACCTGGCTGGACTCCCTCAGAGGTCGGCAAACAGCGACAGCACGAATACGCTCTCCACCACTCCGGAGGGCAAGAAAAAGTCCAAAGGAATTAAGAAACTATTTGGCAA GCTTAAAAGAAGTCAGTCTACTACATTTAACCTGGATGACAACCTGCCACCTGGAGATTTTAAAAGAGGCGGAGTGCGAGCCACAGCCGGACCCAGGCTCGGTTGGTCTCGGGACTTCCAGCGCGTCAACAA TGACGTGGACGCTCCCTTCGCACGCTGGTCAAAGGATCAAGTGTGCGACTGGCTGCAGGAGCAAGGTCTCGGTCTTTATGTGAACATGGCACGGGTTTGGATTTCCTCCGGACAGACGCTGCTTCAGGCCTCCCAACAGGACCTGGAGAGG GAACTGGGCATCAAACACTCGCTGCACCGTAAGAAGCTGCAGCTGGCTCTGCAGGCTCTCGGCTCAGAGGAAGAGGACAATAAGGGAAAGCTTGACTACAACTGGGTGACGA GGTGGCTGGATGACATCGGGCTGCCACAGTATAAGACTCAGTTTGATGAGGGACGGGTGGACGGTCGCATGTTGCACTACATGACTGTG GATGACCTTCTCTCCCTGAAGGTCGGCAGCGTCCTACACCACCTCAGCATCAAGAGAGCCATCCAAGTCCTGCGACTCAACAACTATGAGCCCAACTGCTTACGACGCAGACCATCTGACGAG AATAACATATCACCAGCGGAGATTTCCCAGTGGACCAACCACAGAGTCATGGAGTGGCTGCGTTCAGCCGATCTGGCCGAGTACGCTCCCAACTTGAGAGGGAGCGGCGTTCATGGAGGTCTTATG GTGCTGGAGCCGCGCTTTAATGTGGAGACCATGGCGCTGCTGTTGAACATCCCCCCCAACAAGACTCTACTGCGTCGCCATCTCGCCACGCATTTCAACCTGCTCGTTGGTTCCGAGGCCCAGCAGCTCAAACAGGAATGTTTGGAAAACCCGGACTATACTCTGCTGACTGCTACCATCAAGGTTAAG CCCAGGAAACTGTCGTTTGGTAACTTTGGCAGTCTAAGGAAGAAAAGGCAGGACGAAAGCGAGGAGTACGTGTGTCCTATGGACGTGGAGATGCCCAAAGGACGGAGTTTTCAAAAAGGCTTTGAGCTCCAAATCTACGAGGACGACCTTGATCGTCTAGAACAG atggACGACTCTGAGGGAACTGTCAGACAAATCGGCGCATTTTCTGAAGGAATCCAGAACCTGACG AGTATGTTGAAAGAAGATGAATTCTTCAAGGAGATGTCAAACTCCCCGAACCCCAGCGTAACAGACGATGACTCCACTGCATGA
- the ppfibp1b gene encoding liprin-beta-1b isoform X1, with product MMADASDMLAAALEQMDGIIAGSKALDYSNGLFDCQSPSSPFMGNLRALHLLEDLRGILELLDNEGRNSLRCQIPDSTAENLVEWLQGRLPNGHISVGGGDHYQERLTRLESDKESLVLQVSVLTDQVEAQGEKIRDLDLCLDEHREKLNATEEMLQQELLCRTALETQKLELISELSNLKLKQNSLEKERLKFDERFRDSEDLILEINELRYRLTEHESEKQQYEKKLKTTKSLMAKLSSQKIKMGQMQYEKQRKEHKLLALKEELAILRKQLDGKDGEMNPLQEETGFKTMASSNADITEKDETLRKRLKEKHVEVQRMKKAVESLMAANEEKDLKIEELKQSLLRYKKVQDMVMSVQGKKEKPKDSEHVESHADGSTSCSSASHVSVDKDELTDVDVQRRNGDEMELFNGLSDDGSPSPRPAETEQHSESAATHVESSIATAKTTSHDLVERSKNEKNTSEEIIQMGEKLSANPPAASISTTEEDSFGSKKARSSFGKGFFKLRGGKKTGNSPNLDRNRSASAPMLAETEHRGTDHLDLAGLPQRSANSDSTNTLSTTPEGKKKSKGIKKLFGKLKRSQSTTFNLDDNLPPGDFKRGGVRATAGPRLGWSRDFQRVNNDVDAPFARWSKDQVCDWLQEQGLGLYVNMARVWISSGQTLLQASQQDLERELGIKHSLHRKKLQLALQALGSEEEDNKGKLDYNWVTRWLDDIGLPQYKTQFDEGRVDGRMLHYMTVDDLLSLKVGSVLHHLSIKRAIQVLRLNNYEPNCLRRRPSDENNISPAEISQWTNHRVMEWLRSADLAEYAPNLRGSGVHGGLMVLEPRFNVETMALLLNIPPNKTLLRRHLATHFNLLVGSEAQQLKQECLENPDYTLLTATIKVKPRKLSFGNFGSLRKKRQDESEEYVCPMDVEMPKGRSFQKGFELQIYEDDLDRLEQMDDSEGTVRQIGAFSEGIQNLTSMLKEDEFFKEMSNSPNPSVTDDDSTA from the exons ATGATGGCGGATGCCAGCGACATGTTGGCAGCTGCTCTTGAGCAGATGGATGGCATTATAGCAG GCTCCAAGGCTCTCGACTACTCCAATGGCTTGTTTGACTGTCAGTCACCCAGCTCTCCTTTCATGGGCAACTTACGGGCTCTTCACCTTCTGGAAGACCTTCGAGGTATCCTGGAGTTGCTGGACAACGAGGGAAGAAACAGTCTCCGCTGCCAGATCCCTGACTCCACTGCTGAAAATCTAGTCGAGTGGCTACAGGGTCGCCTG CCCAATGGACACATCTCTGTGGGTGGAGGTGACCACTACCAGGAGAGGCTTACCCGGCTAGAGAGTGATAAGGAGTCCCTGGTCCTTCAG GTGAGTGTGCTGACAGACCAGGTGGAGGCTCAGGGAGAGAAGATTCGGGACCTGGATTTGTGTTTGGATGAACACAGGGAAAAGCTCAACGCCACTGAGGAGATGCTACAACAG GAGCTTCTGTGCCGAACAGCTCTGGAGACCCAGAAGCTGGAGCTGATATCGGAATTATCCAATTTAAAGTTGAAGCAGAATTCTTTGGAGAAAGAGAGATTGAAATTTGATGAAAGATTTCGGGACAGTGAG GATTTGATTCTGGAAATTAACGAACTGCGGTACAGACTGACGGAGCACGAGAGTGAAAAGCAACAATATGAAAAGAAACTTAAAACAACAAAG TCGTTAATGGCAAAGCTTTCTAGCCAGAAAATCAAAATGGGCCAGATGCAGTATGAGAAACAGAGGAAGGAGCACAAACTGCTGGCTCTGAAG GAGGAGCTCGCCATTCTAAGGAAACAGCTGGACGGCAAAGACGGCGAGATGAACCCACTTCAGGAAGAGACCGGCTTCAAAACTATGGCCTCGAGCAATGCAGATATTACAGAGAAAG ATGAAACCCTTAGAAAGAGGCTGaaagaaaaac ATGTGGAAGTGCAGAGAATGAAGAAGGCGGTCGAATCGCTAATGGCAGCCAATGAAGAGAag GACCTTAAGATCGAAGAACTGAAGCAATCACTGCTGAGGTACAAGAAGGTTCAGGACATGGTCATGTCAGTACAAGGGAAAAAAG AGAAACCGAAAGACAGTGAACATGTGGAGAGTCACGCTGATGGTTCCACTTCATGCTCATCAGCCAGCCATGTGTCTGTGGACAAAGATGAGCTTACAGACGTTGATGTGCAAAGGAGGAACGGagatgag ATGGAGCTCTTCAATGGGCTGAGTGACGATGGTTCCCCCTCGCCCAGGCCTGCTGAGACTGAGCAACATTCAGAGTCTGCAGCAACACATGTGGAAAG CAGCATAGCTACAGCAAAGACTACCAGCCACGACCTTGTAGAaaggagcaaaaatgagaaG AACACAAGTGAGGAGATCATTCAAATGGGTGAGAAGCTATCAGCGAATCCCCCAGCAGCCTCGATCTCAACCACGGAAGAGGACAGCTTTGGCTCCAAAAAGGCACGCTCGTCTTTTGGAAAGGGCTTCTTTAAGCTTCGCGGGGGAAAGAAGACTGGAAACTCTCCAAATCTTG ACCGCAACCGGAGTGCGAGCGCACCTATGCTAG CTGAAACCGAGCACCGAGGTACAGACCATCTGGACCTGGCTGGACTCCCTCAGAGGTCGGCAAACAGCGACAGCACGAATACGCTCTCCACCACTCCGGAGGGCAAGAAAAAGTCCAAAGGAATTAAGAAACTATTTGGCAA GCTTAAAAGAAGTCAGTCTACTACATTTAACCTGGATGACAACCTGCCACCTGGAGATTTTAAAAGAGGCGGAGTGCGAGCCACAGCCGGACCCAGGCTCGGTTGGTCTCGGGACTTCCAGCGCGTCAACAA TGACGTGGACGCTCCCTTCGCACGCTGGTCAAAGGATCAAGTGTGCGACTGGCTGCAGGAGCAAGGTCTCGGTCTTTATGTGAACATGGCACGGGTTTGGATTTCCTCCGGACAGACGCTGCTTCAGGCCTCCCAACAGGACCTGGAGAGG GAACTGGGCATCAAACACTCGCTGCACCGTAAGAAGCTGCAGCTGGCTCTGCAGGCTCTCGGCTCAGAGGAAGAGGACAATAAGGGAAAGCTTGACTACAACTGGGTGACGA GGTGGCTGGATGACATCGGGCTGCCACAGTATAAGACTCAGTTTGATGAGGGACGGGTGGACGGTCGCATGTTGCACTACATGACTGTG GATGACCTTCTCTCCCTGAAGGTCGGCAGCGTCCTACACCACCTCAGCATCAAGAGAGCCATCCAAGTCCTGCGACTCAACAACTATGAGCCCAACTGCTTACGACGCAGACCATCTGACGAG AATAACATATCACCAGCGGAGATTTCCCAGTGGACCAACCACAGAGTCATGGAGTGGCTGCGTTCAGCCGATCTGGCCGAGTACGCTCCCAACTTGAGAGGGAGCGGCGTTCATGGAGGTCTTATG GTGCTGGAGCCGCGCTTTAATGTGGAGACCATGGCGCTGCTGTTGAACATCCCCCCCAACAAGACTCTACTGCGTCGCCATCTCGCCACGCATTTCAACCTGCTCGTTGGTTCCGAGGCCCAGCAGCTCAAACAGGAATGTTTGGAAAACCCGGACTATACTCTGCTGACTGCTACCATCAAGGTTAAG CCCAGGAAACTGTCGTTTGGTAACTTTGGCAGTCTAAGGAAGAAAAGGCAGGACGAAAGCGAGGAGTACGTGTGTCCTATGGACGTGGAGATGCCCAAAGGACGGAGTTTTCAAAAAGGCTTTGAGCTCCAAATCTACGAGGACGACCTTGATCGTCTAGAACAG atggACGACTCTGAGGGAACTGTCAGACAAATCGGCGCATTTTCTGAAGGAATCCAGAACCTGACG AGTATGTTGAAAGAAGATGAATTCTTCAAGGAGATGTCAAACTCCCCGAACCCCAGCGTAACAGACGATGACTCCACTGCATGA
- the ppfibp1b gene encoding liprin-beta-1b isoform X2: MMADASDMLAAALEQMDGIIAGSKALDYSNGLFDCQSPSSPFMGNLRALHLLEDLRGILELLDNEGRNSLRCQIPDSTAENLVEWLQGRLPNGHISVGGGDHYQERLTRLESDKESLVLQVSVLTDQVEAQGEKIRDLDLCLDEHREKLNATEEMLQQELLCRTALETQKLELISELSNLKLKQNSLEKERLKFDERFRDSEDLILEINELRYRLTEHESEKQQYEKKLKTTKSLMAKLSSQKIKMGQMQYEKQRKEHKLLALKEELAILRKQLDGKDGEMNPLQEETGFKTMASSNADITEKDETLRKRLKEKHVEVQRMKKAVESLMAANEEKDLKIEELKQSLLRYKKVQDMVMSVQGKKEKPKDSEHVESHADGSTSCSSASHVSVDKDELTDVDVQRRNGDEMELFNGLSDDGSPSPRPAETEQHSESAATHVESIATAKTTSHDLVERSKNEKNTSEEIIQMGEKLSANPPAASISTTEEDSFGSKKARSSFGKGFFKLRGGKKTGNSPNLDRNRSASAPMLAETEHRGTDHLDLAGLPQRSANSDSTNTLSTTPEGKKKSKGIKKLFGKLKRSQSTTFNLDDNLPPGDFKRGGVRATAGPRLGWSRDFQRVNNDVDAPFARWSKDQVCDWLQEQGLGLYVNMARVWISSGQTLLQASQQDLERELGIKHSLHRKKLQLALQALGSEEEDNKGKLDYNWVTRWLDDIGLPQYKTQFDEGRVDGRMLHYMTVDDLLSLKVGSVLHHLSIKRAIQVLRLNNYEPNCLRRRPSDENNISPAEISQWTNHRVMEWLRSADLAEYAPNLRGSGVHGGLMVLEPRFNVETMALLLNIPPNKTLLRRHLATHFNLLVGSEAQQLKQECLENPDYTLLTATIKVKPRKLSFGNFGSLRKKRQDESEEYVCPMDVEMPKGRSFQKGFELQIYEDDLDRLEQMDDSEGTVRQIGAFSEGIQNLTSMLKEDEFFKEMSNSPNPSVTDDDSTA, from the exons ATGATGGCGGATGCCAGCGACATGTTGGCAGCTGCTCTTGAGCAGATGGATGGCATTATAGCAG GCTCCAAGGCTCTCGACTACTCCAATGGCTTGTTTGACTGTCAGTCACCCAGCTCTCCTTTCATGGGCAACTTACGGGCTCTTCACCTTCTGGAAGACCTTCGAGGTATCCTGGAGTTGCTGGACAACGAGGGAAGAAACAGTCTCCGCTGCCAGATCCCTGACTCCACTGCTGAAAATCTAGTCGAGTGGCTACAGGGTCGCCTG CCCAATGGACACATCTCTGTGGGTGGAGGTGACCACTACCAGGAGAGGCTTACCCGGCTAGAGAGTGATAAGGAGTCCCTGGTCCTTCAG GTGAGTGTGCTGACAGACCAGGTGGAGGCTCAGGGAGAGAAGATTCGGGACCTGGATTTGTGTTTGGATGAACACAGGGAAAAGCTCAACGCCACTGAGGAGATGCTACAACAG GAGCTTCTGTGCCGAACAGCTCTGGAGACCCAGAAGCTGGAGCTGATATCGGAATTATCCAATTTAAAGTTGAAGCAGAATTCTTTGGAGAAAGAGAGATTGAAATTTGATGAAAGATTTCGGGACAGTGAG GATTTGATTCTGGAAATTAACGAACTGCGGTACAGACTGACGGAGCACGAGAGTGAAAAGCAACAATATGAAAAGAAACTTAAAACAACAAAG TCGTTAATGGCAAAGCTTTCTAGCCAGAAAATCAAAATGGGCCAGATGCAGTATGAGAAACAGAGGAAGGAGCACAAACTGCTGGCTCTGAAG GAGGAGCTCGCCATTCTAAGGAAACAGCTGGACGGCAAAGACGGCGAGATGAACCCACTTCAGGAAGAGACCGGCTTCAAAACTATGGCCTCGAGCAATGCAGATATTACAGAGAAAG ATGAAACCCTTAGAAAGAGGCTGaaagaaaaac ATGTGGAAGTGCAGAGAATGAAGAAGGCGGTCGAATCGCTAATGGCAGCCAATGAAGAGAag GACCTTAAGATCGAAGAACTGAAGCAATCACTGCTGAGGTACAAGAAGGTTCAGGACATGGTCATGTCAGTACAAGGGAAAAAAG AGAAACCGAAAGACAGTGAACATGTGGAGAGTCACGCTGATGGTTCCACTTCATGCTCATCAGCCAGCCATGTGTCTGTGGACAAAGATGAGCTTACAGACGTTGATGTGCAAAGGAGGAACGGagatgag ATGGAGCTCTTCAATGGGCTGAGTGACGATGGTTCCCCCTCGCCCAGGCCTGCTGAGACTGAGCAACATTCAGAGTCTGCAGCAACACATGTGGAAAG CATAGCTACAGCAAAGACTACCAGCCACGACCTTGTAGAaaggagcaaaaatgagaaG AACACAAGTGAGGAGATCATTCAAATGGGTGAGAAGCTATCAGCGAATCCCCCAGCAGCCTCGATCTCAACCACGGAAGAGGACAGCTTTGGCTCCAAAAAGGCACGCTCGTCTTTTGGAAAGGGCTTCTTTAAGCTTCGCGGGGGAAAGAAGACTGGAAACTCTCCAAATCTTG ACCGCAACCGGAGTGCGAGCGCACCTATGCTAG CTGAAACCGAGCACCGAGGTACAGACCATCTGGACCTGGCTGGACTCCCTCAGAGGTCGGCAAACAGCGACAGCACGAATACGCTCTCCACCACTCCGGAGGGCAAGAAAAAGTCCAAAGGAATTAAGAAACTATTTGGCAA GCTTAAAAGAAGTCAGTCTACTACATTTAACCTGGATGACAACCTGCCACCTGGAGATTTTAAAAGAGGCGGAGTGCGAGCCACAGCCGGACCCAGGCTCGGTTGGTCTCGGGACTTCCAGCGCGTCAACAA TGACGTGGACGCTCCCTTCGCACGCTGGTCAAAGGATCAAGTGTGCGACTGGCTGCAGGAGCAAGGTCTCGGTCTTTATGTGAACATGGCACGGGTTTGGATTTCCTCCGGACAGACGCTGCTTCAGGCCTCCCAACAGGACCTGGAGAGG GAACTGGGCATCAAACACTCGCTGCACCGTAAGAAGCTGCAGCTGGCTCTGCAGGCTCTCGGCTCAGAGGAAGAGGACAATAAGGGAAAGCTTGACTACAACTGGGTGACGA GGTGGCTGGATGACATCGGGCTGCCACAGTATAAGACTCAGTTTGATGAGGGACGGGTGGACGGTCGCATGTTGCACTACATGACTGTG GATGACCTTCTCTCCCTGAAGGTCGGCAGCGTCCTACACCACCTCAGCATCAAGAGAGCCATCCAAGTCCTGCGACTCAACAACTATGAGCCCAACTGCTTACGACGCAGACCATCTGACGAG AATAACATATCACCAGCGGAGATTTCCCAGTGGACCAACCACAGAGTCATGGAGTGGCTGCGTTCAGCCGATCTGGCCGAGTACGCTCCCAACTTGAGAGGGAGCGGCGTTCATGGAGGTCTTATG GTGCTGGAGCCGCGCTTTAATGTGGAGACCATGGCGCTGCTGTTGAACATCCCCCCCAACAAGACTCTACTGCGTCGCCATCTCGCCACGCATTTCAACCTGCTCGTTGGTTCCGAGGCCCAGCAGCTCAAACAGGAATGTTTGGAAAACCCGGACTATACTCTGCTGACTGCTACCATCAAGGTTAAG CCCAGGAAACTGTCGTTTGGTAACTTTGGCAGTCTAAGGAAGAAAAGGCAGGACGAAAGCGAGGAGTACGTGTGTCCTATGGACGTGGAGATGCCCAAAGGACGGAGTTTTCAAAAAGGCTTTGAGCTCCAAATCTACGAGGACGACCTTGATCGTCTAGAACAG atggACGACTCTGAGGGAACTGTCAGACAAATCGGCGCATTTTCTGAAGGAATCCAGAACCTGACG AGTATGTTGAAAGAAGATGAATTCTTCAAGGAGATGTCAAACTCCCCGAACCCCAGCGTAACAGACGATGACTCCACTGCATGA